The region CAATGAATGTTACTGGTAAATGTCAACTCTTTCACAAAAGGAATTTGAATGTGTGCTTCTCTTTGGAGCCTTTACCCGTTTCCTTTCTCTGCCTCGCAAGTACAACAGAGTTCACGTTCACGTGGCTACAGTAGGGTTTTGTGTGAGAGCCCACAGTTTTCTTGTCAGTATTAACGATTacactttttttccctcaaggaaATGCCTTCTGGTTGCTTCACCACTATTGTTTTAGACGtcttattttggatttttcttctaaaactttCCTGGAATGAAAAACAGTGGTTGTTGAAAAGAGCTTTATTTTATCTGGTATTTTTAATCCCTTGTAAGTGCAACTGGAAttgccatattttaaatattatttttagtgtattttaCATTGAACAGTGACGAATATTTTTAGCCTACATAAAACATATTTGTACAATTGTATAGCTGTTCATTGTAGGTTGCTGTCTTACAAAAATTGATTTCCATTTTGGTTCATAAGTGATATAGTTGCTATAATTTAGGTACTTTCTTTTATattgttgtgtttttttgttattgttgataattttatattgttgtttatttaatatttattggtgTTGTATTAGACACTCTTATATTGGCATTTTCTGATGTAAAATCATAGCTTTGCCTTGGAATATTTTATTCAGACACATTTTCAGAAAACCTTTTCGTAATCACTAGTACATTTTTCTGGTCTTTGGAAGGCCAAATTCAAAGTGTATAGAATCTCCAATGCTTTCAAAGCTTTTGAAAGGGATTTCATTTCAACACTTGATTATAAATCTGAAATTTTTCAGTTTCCATTCTTATTCCTTCCTTATCCAGAGAAATATATCATCTTGTTTCATCATGTATAGTACTAATCCTAGTTTCGATCAGGAGTAAAGTTTGTAAAGTTggttcatttctgtatttttttatagTCATGGGATACAGTTTATGAAGGATTATGATGCTTAAATAGAGTTCATCCCTTTGAAAATAATGTTGGGAGAGGAGAGCAGTGGTAAGGCGTGGTCCTCATCTTTCAGATCTGAGCTTGTTTTGTTTAGTATaaacttctgttttatatttaacatttcacCAGaatcctatatttttatttaatactgaTAGTCATGATTCTCTACTGCTTTGTAGTTCTGCTTGAGTACAACAATATTCTGAGGTACAAAGCCAAGTATAGGTGTAAATCTTATAAAGTGTTCGGCTTTGTAAAGTGTTAGGCTTTCATAAGCTTATACAGTCTCACCTCGTACATTCCTAGCTATCAGTAATGTTTTTTCCTGGATTTTCTTCTCAGCAACCCGACAGCAGAAGGGTCAACTCTTCTGTTGGGTTTTCTGTTTTGCAGCATACAAGCAATGACCCATATTGCTTTGTGGAATTTTATGAGCACAGAGATGCAGCTGCTGCGTTAGCTGCtatgaatgggagaaaaattttGGGAAAGGTAAGATCATAAATGATGGCACCTTATGAGTATATCTATCTGCATGTCAGATTAGTTTGTGTTCTTTCTTAGCaagtttttaaacaaatactCAGCTCTGCCAAGtgatggttttgttttcttcagcttAGTGCTTTTACCAAAATTCATTCTGCTTGATAAATGATTTAATAAGTGGTAAGTGGTATGAATCATAATGACATGCctaataattttatgaaatataatctttatttttaggaGGTCAAAGTAAACTGGGCAACAACACCAAGTAGCCAGAAAAAAGATACTTCCAGTAAGTACTCCTGCTGCATTTTACGGAAGAGTTCTGAAATTACCCTGGCAGCATTACCAGCTCACACAGGGCTTTGTCTTCCTTTTAGCGTTGCCTAAAAAAAGGTTTAGTCCCTGACTTCTTAAATATTTGATTACTAAATGCTTTGATTTCAGATCATTTCCACGTGTTTGTTGGAGATTTGAGTCCAGAAATCACAACAGAAGATATCAAATCAGCATTTGCCCCCTTTGGTAAAATATCGTAAGTATCATAATCAATACTATATTCAATAGCAATAGGCAAAAGTGTATATGATGAACTTGTATCAGAGTTAAGAGTTTCTTTCCCTAGttagtgtgattttttttgtttgttgtttgtttggtttttttgatTAGTAGATGTTGTTGAAAATGTTAATGTCATTTCAATGTTTTGGGGTCTTGTTTTCATCTAATCCTGTGTATAAcatgtgaaaaaattttaagtgattcTATTTGTTATCTTTAAAGCAGATGTTTGGGTGGTAATGCCTATTATAAAGTCTAgcttttgtcaaatgttttcaaaatttggTTGTTAAAGATACCGGTTAACCAAAATTAAATGTGATTTGCGTTGTGTATTAAACTTTTATAGAAGGAATTTATAAGTGGGGAAAAGTAGGGAAATCCTTGGGTATATTGTGAAATTAGAAATGTATATGTTGTTATAATGATAAGTGTGTTTTGATATTTTAGCTGAAAAGTAACACTATTACAGTATGAAAATGTTTCAATGTCTGAGCCATAAATGTGGGATTAATTAGTAGATTATGGTGTTTGATTCTGCTAGTTAGGGCCAAattgtggtttatttattttttttaaacaaagtttatGCTCAGATTTTACTGTATTGTTACTTGATCTAATATATTGGAAAATTAAAAGTGGTTACAAGTTCTGTAAAATGTTTATCACAATTTATCTAGTTAAAAtcacattattttatgtatttatttcctgTAGATTTAAGTTAAATGTTTTAGTACTTTACAAAAATATGTTTCACCTAAGAACAACAATATTTCTCTCTATAGTTTGTTGTTCTGTAGATTTTATTTGATAGATGTAattcttaattttctattttgatatttgctttgctttttaatctCTAATAAATGTGGTAAGTAgtactgttttaaaaatcagtgtaaaaaataatacaggtTGCTGTTTTTCAATCTTTATTTATACCTGAGACCTGCAGTTTTTCTAAAGTCCAAGTCACAATTAAAAGTAATAGCATTCTGGTTATTTTGCAGAATTGCTCATAAGAATGGACAGGATCTTGAAGGCTAACTGCAAGGAACTGTGCACACTGGAACTcagttgtagatttttttctcatttctatttattattattatacattatttatatatacatattttagtatttacattttaacattctATATTCAGTGGAGTTCTATATTTCCAATCATTTTAACTTACTCACTAAAATTTCTGTGTAAATCTGTTGTTTTCGTACTGGTGTGCTTAGCATTGTTGTTAgttttttattctcctttcttaaatttctgaaaatgtcaatttttcaaaatttacagCTGCCCAAACTCCAAAATGATGGTAGAGAAttgaccaagaaaaataaagaaatctgttAACAGGCCATGTATGCCTTTTTAAttcctattttttcctctttttcaattttttaatatttcatatattttgtatcACTAGGCAGAAAACATTTAACTATTTAGAGTTTGCATGGTAAAGTAGTTAGCATTGTTACAGTAATTTATAGAACCAGTAAACCTTAGCGGACACTAGCCGATAGAATattagcaaaggaaactattgtTCCTATTAATCTTCAGATTTGAGCATTTAGTTTAGAAAGCACAGGCTATTTGATTAGGTTGCATGTTTATTACATGTTTTTGTCCTACTGCTTTTTTCTAACAGGTAAAGAAGCGTTAGGGAGAGTTCAGGAATGGCTGTAGTTAATTAGGGctaactgaaattttatttaaaaaaatgctcaCAATACAGTGTGTGTGgttccttttagtttttattttgaggaTGACTCTCACTTCCCTCATTTAGCTGTGCTTCTTTTCACAGGGATGCCCGAGTAGTTAAAGACATGGCAACTGGAAAATCCAAAGGCTATGGCTTTGTgtctttttataataaactggtatgTTCTTTCGGCTCAATTTGAATTTAATACAAAATTCAGTCATCAGTAAATGTTTTTGGATGTTAACAAACACGATGATTgtgtgattttgtttgtttgagtaATAGagcatagttcttttttttttttttccataagcttggaaataaatgggaaaagataGGCTGGTTATAAGGTGATGATAAGGGAGAATATTGAAGTTTGCAGTTGTGACTTGGTATGGGTAAGATGTGTtagaaataaaactcaaaattagGACGCATGAGCTAACCTCAGAATTTGGAGGGAAGGTAAATTATATTTGTCTTAACCATGAAAATctcaattttaactttttaattatattatcTGTATTTTTGTAGCTGGGATGGTAATGACTACAGCAAGttatgtaaatgaaattttaGGCAATTCATATTGATTTTTGCATGTATTTAAGAAAAAGGCACCAAATATCTAAGCATTTGCATTAACTGTAACATCAGATAATATAATGGGCTTTGATATTAACATTTTGGAACAGTTTCAACACTAAATTGCACGTTCTGTTGAAGCAGGAAGATAAAGGGACGAGCGTTGTagtttttttggctgttctgagtcttagttgtggtgcgtgTGATTCCTAGTTTTCCCTGTGCGTGCAGGCTCTTTAGTtagaggcatgcaggatctagttccctgaccaggggttggccccaggccccctgcaatgggagcccGGAATCCCAGGCACTGGGCCACGAGGGAAGGCCTTGGAGTCACGTTGTGTTTTCGATTAGATTCTTTGCAAATGCACATTAACCTCTATAATCTAAACTCACTTTTTGGGGAACTCCCTGGCgttccagtgattaggactctgcagTTCCATTGCAGAGCGTATGGactcgatctctggttggggacctaagatcttgcatgccatgtggcatggccaaaaagaaggtttttttaaaacattctaaatCAACGCAGAAGCTTTTTGTCTTAAGCTTTAAATCTTGTGTCATAgtcatgtgtgtatgcatatgtgctaagtcacttcagtcgtgtccaactctttgtgatcccagggactatagcccaccaggattctctgtccatgggattctccaggcaagaatactggagtgggttgctatgtcctcctccaagggatcttcctgacccagagatcaaacccttctctcttagtctcctgcactggcaggcaggttctttaccactacatcacctgggaagccctgtcataATCATAATCCATTGCTATTAAAATGTAGATTTGGTAAGGGATAAGATGATTTAGACCATAATATCAAGAGTTTTTAGATACTCTACAGTAAATGTTATGTTACAGATCAACaagatatttaaaaacaactgtGTCCCTTTTCTTGGTTATAAGTGGGATTGTGATTTTTCTCCTTGCATGTTTGAATTATAAATTTCCCTTGATGCTTAAATGCTGTTCCTagtatcttaaaatgtataaataaacatTGCTGTAATGAGTCACTTACTGATAAGATTTTTGTATCCAGAAATGccaacattttatttcatcttagtGAGTCTTGTGTACCATTATTTTCTGTGTTGGTAATCGctcttttccttatttccttcacaggatgcagaaaatgcaatTGTGCATATGGGAGGGCAGTGGTTGGGTGGCCGTCAGATCAGAACCAATTGGGCCACACGTAAACCACCTGCACCTAAAAGTACACAAGAAAGTAAGCTGCGtctgcttttgtgtttttaacGGCACTTCACAGAATCGTCTATTCGTagtcttcatttcttaaaatttaactttGTTAGCATTGTAAGACTCATTtaattttccatatatttatctgaaaataaCTGGGCTTTGATGTAAGTATATTTGAAGCTGTGAACCAGCTGGGTTCATAGGTCAAATCAATAGTGTCAAGGAGAAAAAAGTTCTGTTTCTCCCCACAGTGAGGCATATCTCATATCTTTATAGTATTAAGTAACCCATTTTATAATGCTGTATAACCGtcaacacttttttctttctttctacataCAGATAACACTAAGCAGTTGAGATTTGAAGATGTAGTAAACCAGTCAAGTCCAAAAAACTGTACTGTGTACTGTGGAGGAATTGCTTCTGGCTTAACAGGTATAGTGAATCTTTTTTTCCTAGTTCCCTTCTCTGTGGAGCTTCATCATCATTAGTAGTAATTTCTTGATAACATGAaccttaaatatttttacattttttgtatgtttatttttcagatcaGCTTATGAGGCAGACCTTCTCACCATTTGGGCAAATTATGGAAATCAGAGTTTTTCCAGAAAAGGGCTATTCATTTGTCAGGTATAATTCTACCTTACATGTGATCCATTCCCTTCAGTTATATTATTTGATCCCCTCAAGTATGTGTTTGTTAATTTAGTACTTCTTTGCAATATAGAACTTTAAACTGCCTACATGATGTGCTTTAGGAAAATACCAAGTTGATAGGTTTAAGCTAAGGGGTTTCTGTATtactaagtttttttaaaaaaaacctccttctcttcctctctcagaTTTTCTACCCACGAAAGTGCGGCTCATGCCATTGTTTCGGTGAATGGTACTACAATTGAAGGACATGTTGTTAAATGCTATtggggtaaagaatctcctgatATGACTAAAAACTTTCAACAGGTAATTCGATTTTTCGTAGCACTTTTTAAGGTTTCCATCTTACATATCTACATAAGAGCTTTAGAAAGTCtgtaaaagaaagcaaacaaaaaataaagcatatagcTGCTTTCAGTTGATTTTATTAATGCTATTTCAAAAGTGATTATTTTACGGTATTAACTGAATCTTAATACTTTCTTTTCACAGGTGTCACCACCCCAATAAACTTAGACAATGATAAATAACAGAGTCCTATTCACATAAGGGTGCTTACTtagtttttctcttccttgtctcccACTTTCTTCAAATACTGTGTTTCTTACTCATTTCCTAAAACAGTAATTTGCTTTTTCCTAGGTTGACTATAGTCAGTGGGGCCAGTGGAGCCAAGTTTATGGAAACCCACAACAGTATGGACAGTATATGGCAAATGGGTGGCAAGTACCGCCTTATGGAGTATACGGGCAGCCATGGAATCAACAAGGATTTGGAGTAGAGTAAGTTGTTTGAGTTTTTCCAGTGTAGAAACAGATGAAGTTCCAGCAAAAGGAATCTAAAAGTATGTTTTACTGGGGAGAATCTTTGTAAATTAAATACATTGAACTATGTGGTATTATAAGCAGTGTAGAAGCCTTATGAAAAATGCTAAAACTTTGCTTTTTATAATCTAGGTGGAAAGGGAGGTTGGGATAGCATTTGATGTGTCCTACTCACTCTGTGAGCAGTTGGTAGAGTTTGACTTATATTTCTAATACACCATTTTAtctacttatttacttttgtatgGAAAAGATCTTTTGTCTTATTTATGTTCAGAAATTTAATGCTTCATGCCTATTACCTTGTATGAGAAGTCTCCCGAGATTTATCTAATACAAAGCAGCTTACCCTTTTTGTTTTATGGGTCAATTGCGTTGTTCCTTATACTTTTTCCCCCTGGGCCAGCCTAGATCTTTATTCTCAGCAGTTGCTCCTCCCCCTTCCAGTGTAaacatgtgttttttaaattgcttataaATTGATACACGTATTTACTATGTGTGCAGTATTTGGAGGGTAGATGTGTTgaatcatttgttattttttttttaaaaatcagcttttagATATTTATCAGACAACATTATGTTGtctaaacaaaaatttaagacaatattaaaacattttgcaTATATGGCTAGATATGTAACATTATTTCTTTGCTCTTTGTTGTAAGTATCTTGATTTCTTGTCTATTCTGTGATTAGGCTCTGCTTGATTTCTGTGTAAATGTAtagatgatttttttatttgtgttggctgaagttttttctttttctttctttcttccaagtCAATCACCTTCAGCTGCTTGGATGGGTggatttggtgctcagcctccccAAGGACAAGCCCCTCCCCCTGTAATACCTCCTCCCAACCAAGCTGGATATGGCATGGCCAGTTACCAAACACAGTGAGCGGGGACTCTAAACAAAATGTAATTCATGATAGCTTCAATTTCCTTGTGACACTCTGAAGACATGAAAGTAGACAtcggaaaatgaaaatatttattttaaaaattgaaatgtttgGAACCTTTAGCACAGCTTTGCTTTGGTGAAGGACACATGTCTTCTAGTTCTgcctttttaagtttttgttcaTGATGGATATGAACATgatttttctttgtgtataaaaactaaaataaagtgaataaaaaaTTCTGACTACAAATTTTGATATAATAGGAGAAATGGGTAATACATTTTGATTCTTAGATACTATTCCATTTTTATCTTGCTGTTCAGTATTTTAACtcactgtgtttttaaaagagcaaaaaagGGAGGATCGTGAAAAACTGGGAATCACATATAAGTTCATCCTGAATTTTGatactcccctcccctcccccgagGTGGACCACATTCGAagtcagcaggaaaaaaaaagtgatattgAGAAGAAATGCATGATTTTGGAGTCGCTTTGGAGGAAATACTTTCTCTGTGCCTAAAGAAACTGAAACCAgactgataaaagaaattttgTAACCTAAATAAGGAACAGCATTGTCTGACTTGAGCAAATGTTGGTGGTCCACattaagacatatttttaaaactttaaaaagtgttcATAATTGAAACTGTAGTAAACTACATTTCATTTTGGGGGGGAAAATCCCAAGTATGGTGTTTGTATTAAAGTCAGACAGTCATACCTATGCTTTTACATGAACTTTAAATGATATACATTGTAAATATTGAATACAGTGTTTTAAAAGCATGCTTCAACATAGAAGTAGCAACAATGTAATTATTTGAAGTAACACTTAACACACTCCACTGCATTGAATGCAGTGGATGAATAAGAATGTTTAAGACTGACTTTCCAAGGTTGGCTACTATGTAAGATTAAAATTACACAAATGACAGAAAAAgccttaattttaatttcatacaaATCTGATGCATCAGTACATTTTAAAGTGTCACTGGAAattagattcttttttcttttttctctttttgctttacaTCATCTGGTATGTAAATACCTTGATTAAAACCTTGTAAGCCTATTTCAAGGTTCCTATAAGTTGTATAGTACAAgcgtttttaaaaaatcttggggtgttttttaaaattagatatattTTGCCCAAGAATTTTTTTAACAAGATTGTTAAAACATCTTATTTAGACAGTTTGATGTACCAATTTATAATTGGATATTCAGCTTAAATAGTACACAGAgttgtgacttttatttttaattaattttttccttgtgGGTAGTGTGCATGGGATGACAAGTCTGAACAGAACCTGAGCTGTATGAGTGCAGAGTTTGTAAATGATTTGATTGGGTAAGATTAACACTTGATTCTGAGGTATTTTTCAGGCCATGTGCATAAAATCTGCCTCAAATTTCTATCATAACaggaatgtaaaagaaaaattctatttgAATTCTAACAGCTAGGGGGTGCAAATGTTTAGGCAGTGTATTTGAAATGTTTTGAAGTCTGGgcaccaaaatgaaaaaaaaactctttacaGTTATACTATAAGATACAGTTAGCACCCACAAATTACTGGTTTCTAAACTTTTGAAGTCTTATAATTAGCTTTAAAATAATGGTTTTGTAAATTGGTCTCCACAGTAATTTTGGTATTTTCCTTCTTCCCCCATttagaaatttattaaatatgaaaatttacAGAGTCTGAAGTTGTTCGTCTTCAGGCCAAATTTTTTATGGGACTTTAGTTTTAACCACAGTACTCGTTTATTACATTCATCTATTATAAAATTTACCCTTATTTCTTTTGTTCATGGTTAGTATCTTTGGGGGACGTTATGGaaaatttactttatattttataaggaAACAGTCGAATTATTCAATTATGCCTCCtagttaaatttttcttaaatatatgtgAAACTTGAACTAAACTCTCAGTTTGCCTTTTTTGGTCTGCCAGTAAATTAAGTAGCTTGTTGCAACACCAGACTAGTAAATACTGCATAGTAAACATGTGACTGAAGTCTTTTCATCTTAATCTGAAAGAACAAGATtatgtgctcagttcagttaatggaaattattaatatttcttattaaatggtttttaaaatataaagctacTTATCCAAATGAAATGtaccattttaaaatacaactatCAAGCTAACACAGACTCAAGACTATTTTAtaacacagagtgaagtcagtgcTATCTTGATCCAATTTAAGCCTAAGAATCGTTGCCTTTTCCATGTTCATTAAAAACAGCAGCAAAGATTCTTTGGCAgcaagaaaatgtttatttcataatcactttgagatttatttttggtGATGTGTTTCTGACTGCCACCTTTGCTCTGATCTCTCTACTAGTATTTCCCCTCATGCCATTACCACTTGATTTTCATGTCTGCTGGCAGTGAGAGGCTGAAATGACTGGCCAACTTAAGCCAAAGCTGTAAACAACAGTTGAAGTTAAGTCTTTCAATAAAGACTAGACTATATGAGTGACTTTTTCTTATTGTCGTTTATTACATAATTATCCTTCCAGGCTGCCATGAAATAggaaattccattttgttttatgttattAGTTAAGGTATATGAAGTTTACCTGTATTCAGGACCTATTTCTGTGTTCTGTATAAGTGATAAACATCCATATGCTTTGCtggattaaaatttaatttctggaTATGGAGGAGTAGAAATTTGCATCCTTCTAAAACTGTATGTTCTGTTGaatattcagtcgctcagtcatgtccaactctttgtgaccccatggactgcagcatgctaggcttccctgtccatcaccaactcctggagcttgctcaaactaatttccatcgagttggtgatgccatccagccatctctgttGAATATTAATATAGTAAAATCTCATTAGAGTCCACAAGTAATGGGAACCATAAGTTTACCATTTCTGGATTGATCTTTGGTAGTGCTATTAGTAAAGATTATGCTCAATaaacagaaaaagcagaaaaagaatttagTAAATTGTCTAAACACCTTTCTAACAGGTGTGCCCAAATTATATCTTACCTATTCGTTGAAAAATCAGCATTTGGGCTTCCACTTAATACATTATAAACATTGAATTTGCATTTTTGTATGTATTGAAAAGATACAGAAATGATTTAGACTTTTACTATTTATATAAAGCCTTCAGAGGTTCAAATGAGTGGGTTTTGTTAAATAAGAATTCTGTGTGTAGTAATAAAATGTCTTACTTAGACTATGTTCAGATAGATCACTACAGATTGTATTCTCTCTTCCACTTTCAAATAAGGAAATTATGTGAATAATTATGACATTTTAACAATGTGTCATTCCAAGCTGTGGTTAATTAGTGTGGTATTTAAATGCCGTATGAAACCTAGGCTTATGCCTACCTAAATTGGTCTATTTTGGGAGAGgggctattttttaaataactgtagATAAACTAGAAACTATAATTTACAAAGTACTTTgtataaatatctctttgagGGGCACGga is a window of Bos mutus isolate GX-2022 chromosome 26, NWIPB_WYAK_1.1, whole genome shotgun sequence DNA encoding:
- the TIAL1 gene encoding nucleolysin TIAR isoform X1, which gives rise to MMEDDGQPRTLYVGNLSRDVTEVLILQLFSQIGPCKSCKMITEQPDSRRVNSSVGFSVLQHTSNDPYCFVEFYEHRDAAAALAAMNGRKILGKEVKVNWATTPSSQKKDTSNHFHVFVGDLSPEITTEDIKSAFAPFGKISDARVVKDMATGKSKGYGFVSFYNKLDAENAIVHMGGQWLGGRQIRTNWATRKPPAPKSTQENNTKQLRFEDVVNQSSPKNCTVYCGGIASGLTDQLMRQTFSPFGQIMEIRVFPEKGYSFVRFSTHESAAHAIVSVNGTTIEGHVVKCYWGKESPDMTKNFQQVDYSQWGQWSQVYGNPQQYGQYMANGWQVPPYGVYGQPWNQQGFGVDQSPSAAWMGGFGAQPPQGQAPPPVIPPPNQAGYGMASYQTQ
- the TIAL1 gene encoding nucleolysin TIAR isoform X3, producing the protein MITEQPDSRRVNSSVGFSVLQHTSNDPYCFVEFYEHRDAAAALAAMNGRKILGKEVKVNWATTPSSQKKDTSNHFHVFVGDLSPEITTEDIKSAFAPFGKISDARVVKDMATGKSKGYGFVSFYNKLDAENAIVHMGGQWLGGRQIRTNWATRKPPAPKSTQENNTKQLRFEDVVNQSSPKNCTVYCGGIASGLTDQLMRQTFSPFGQIMEIRVFPEKGYSFVRFSTHESAAHAIVSVNGTTIEGHVVKCYWGKESPDMTKNFQQVDYSQWGQWSQVYGNPQQYGQYMANGWQVPPYGVYGQPWNQQGFGVDQSPSAAWMGGFGAQPPQGQAPPPVIPPPNQAGYGMASYQTQ
- the TIAL1 gene encoding nucleolysin TIAR isoform X2; this encodes MMEDDGQPRTLYVGNLSRDVTEVLILQLFSQIGPCKSCKMITEHTSNDPYCFVEFYEHRDAAAALAAMNGRKILGKEVKVNWATTPSSQKKDTSNHFHVFVGDLSPEITTEDIKSAFAPFGKISDARVVKDMATGKSKGYGFVSFYNKLDAENAIVHMGGQWLGGRQIRTNWATRKPPAPKSTQENNTKQLRFEDVVNQSSPKNCTVYCGGIASGLTDQLMRQTFSPFGQIMEIRVFPEKGYSFVRFSTHESAAHAIVSVNGTTIEGHVVKCYWGKESPDMTKNFQQVDYSQWGQWSQVYGNPQQYGQYMANGWQVPPYGVYGQPWNQQGFGVDQSPSAAWMGGFGAQPPQGQAPPPVIPPPNQAGYGMASYQTQ
- the TIAL1 gene encoding nucleolysin TIAR isoform X4, encoding MITEHTSNDPYCFVEFYEHRDAAAALAAMNGRKILGKEVKVNWATTPSSQKKDTSNHFHVFVGDLSPEITTEDIKSAFAPFGKISDARVVKDMATGKSKGYGFVSFYNKLDAENAIVHMGGQWLGGRQIRTNWATRKPPAPKSTQENNTKQLRFEDVVNQSSPKNCTVYCGGIASGLTDQLMRQTFSPFGQIMEIRVFPEKGYSFVRFSTHESAAHAIVSVNGTTIEGHVVKCYWGKESPDMTKNFQQVDYSQWGQWSQVYGNPQQYGQYMANGWQVPPYGVYGQPWNQQGFGVDQSPSAAWMGGFGAQPPQGQAPPPVIPPPNQAGYGMASYQTQ
- the TIAL1 gene encoding nucleolysin TIAR isoform X5, producing the protein MDARVVKDMATGKSKGYGFVSFYNKLDAENAIVHMGGQWLGGRQIRTNWATRKPPAPKSTQENNTKQLRFEDVVNQSSPKNCTVYCGGIASGLTDQLMRQTFSPFGQIMEIRVFPEKGYSFVRFSTHESAAHAIVSVNGTTIEGHVVKCYWGKESPDMTKNFQQVDYSQWGQWSQVYGNPQQYGQYMANGWQVPPYGVYGQPWNQQGFGVDQSPSAAWMGGFGAQPPQGQAPPPVIPPPNQAGYGMASYQTQ